From the genome of Venturia canescens isolate UGA chromosome 11, ASM1945775v1, whole genome shotgun sequence:
TTTGGAAGATTGATAGAATTTGAAGTAGTTTTTTTGGTGAtcaagagttgaaaaaaatgttaattctGTCACAGATGAAATAAAAGCTCagttttgttaaaaaattctgaagaaaaacaaaattacccAAAGTGGTTAGAAGATGTCTGAGCTCAGCCGAAGAAATAAAACCATTTCCATCTTTGTCAAAGTGACGAAGACCCTCGATGAAGTCATCGGCAGTGTCAGAGGTGCGAGCTTTGCTAATGGCTTGATAAATAGGTAAAAAGACCTCGAAGCTTATTCTCTCATCAGGCTTGTGCTGatgagtgaattttttcacgtccGATTCTGTAGGATTTTGTCCCAGTGCTCTAAGCGCGTCGCCGATTTgagcgacatgaatttttccatcGCCACGGCTGTCGAACAGCTGGAAAGCTTCCTGGAATTCTGTCCAAGAAAGATGGAGAAATGAAATTACAcatcttgtttttttcaccATCACAAACTTGGCGTTCTCATTCCTGATTTTATTGCTGCTTGTCCGGCGATGCACGAGCAAGAgtacaaaaaatgtatttttatttcatggattaatgaaaaaacttttcctGTTTGTTTAGAAATGTCAAAATGAGTGTCTTCAAATTGTTGAAATCAAAATCGTTTGGATATTTATACCGTCAATGGATGACATCATCCTGGTCGTAAGTTCCTGATATCCCAGAGTACGCATattcaattaaaattatagCAATAGAAGCAGAGTCAGAAGATTTGGCAAGTTTCTATCTCGCAGGAAGCAGACACTGATAATAACCACAAAATACAATCGAATTTTCGAGCGTTCTTGAAAAAGCAGAGAACCGAGGCTCAAGAGGACAAAAAGTACTAAAGAGTCATCTCCAGTCGTTGAAACTTACGAAACTTGCTCTCAAATGTAAGACCATAAAAGGCGATCTCgccataagaaaaaaaaaccataaatatatatgtatataaatgatGGGGTGTGTCGAAAAAGGCAAGGATATTCTTGACCCAAATTAAGGATCGTGGTGGAGagcggaataaaaaaagaaaagcccCACTCCATCACCGCTATCTTTGGATCGgaataatctcgattttcttACGTTTAAAAGTGTTATAATTCGAATGACTTACCTGCCAACTGATCCTCGGAATACGAAGCCTGTGAAAAAACCATTTTACCTTTGTATTTGTCCACTTATCGTAAGATTTCGTTGGGGAAATAGTAATGGAACTTCAGTTTgatcttatgacgaaaaaatggaggaaaaaactgATGACTGTCAAATGTGGTACGCACTCACCATTCTAGCGtttctgtttctctctctctccctcaaaTTTTATGCTAAACCCGCTCAGCTATCGTAGTAGCGATAGTGCGAAAACACTTTAGAAACGTTCTATCGTCGTTTTGTTCGTTTCACTATAGTTTTTAGTGTTTTGTGTATGCGTGTGGTACATTGACCGTgtaaaaatgaacaaatgaCATTAGTGTGCGTTCCATAGGATGATCGCCGAGCGCGGGGGGGGGGACACCTCTTGGAGTTAGTTCGAATTTTTGCCGTTACTGTCGATCGGGTGAGAGCAGAAAATCCCTCTCCACTTTTTGCGACACACTAATCccgtttgtttttatttcatatcgtgctcaatatttttttttgtccgtGAATTCCTGAAAAGGTATGTGATGAGTCAATGGTTTTCGGATAATGTCATTATTCAGTGTGTtagatttttcgtttcaactcACACTCAAGCGTTAGCAGAGTcttgaattttcgagaaaataattgtcCCTAGTGATTTAGGCACTTTAGTCTTAGTTTGTGGTGCAAAAAATGGCTTTCTAAACTAAAAATTAAATAagtcatttcattattttcattcaaaactTTTATTCTTTCCATTTAAACTGTAAAATCTAGGAAAGTATTAAAGAAATATACAAACAATATTATTTACGAGAGTAGAATAAAGTGCGTTTtgaagattttcttaagagaATATTTTGCTAGAAAAAcactcaaaatttttgacaCCAAAATTTAGAAATGTTTTAGTCTCTAGTTTCCATGGTCctaaaatttcgtcaaattttttagtttctaaaattttcaaaaagttttcattgtACCATGCCATTGCATCAGGTGGCTGTTCTACTATACCgtctcattctttttttaaacataaacgATTTTGGGAATTTTCCAGAACGATcaaaagcttgaaaaattttgaatctccaaagttgtcatttttttctaaccttGGTCTTAATAATTTTCACAGATAACAAAACCATTATCAACGATTTCAATCTACATTCGTTGATAAAATTGTTatttaaaatataaatgaacaTTTTCAAGTATCAAATTATTAAGTAAATTAATACTGTGATGTGACAAGATCATAATAACAATTAtcaatgataataattataaGTTGGTCCCTATCAAAATTCTTCGTGTAATCCATAAAATTTTGTAacttttttggtttttttttatgacgcaCACAAACGTAACCCTTGGATGATCTTCTGGGTCACTGTGACCCAATTAAatggttaaaaaataaaattttcgatattaaTAATCTCACCTGcattaaaaatacaaaaaattcaaatgatttaGGTTAAGTATTGATAttcaaagtgtcaaaatttccaaccatcattttcaacagtctaattgactatttttcaaaactttatgGTGCTCACATAACGAGTCAAGGTTTTCAGAGGACTCgtgattattttcaataaaaatcaattgaaatgaGCCAATAATAAATTATCCTCAGCCCTTTTCTGCCTAAGGATCCGGCCTCTCGCCGTGTATAAGAGCACAAATGGCATTTCTCAGTGCGACAGCAGGTGTGAACGTTGTGTCATGAAGAGGCTCGTTTGTCATCGGACTAGTGTATTTGCCGCACAAGAACCACTCGTTTATCGCTGccttttcgtatatgaaaccatctgcaagatttttcattgtattaatatgaaaaaatcaatgaaacaaaaaatcatgaaacgaCATAGAAAAACCAAGATTATGGTGTGTCGTTGAGTCTCTGTCAAAATCAGAAACTTTGAATTCACCTGAACACTTGACGGGCTCTCTCATAACTTCGTGGGTTATCGGACACAAAAATTCGTGAGGCATATCCGCATCGTCTATGCTCGTTTCCTCTGTACGGCTCCTGTTCTCACGCTTCAGCCAGAAAAGTTGTCTCTTGAATGTTTCTGCCATCTAAATAGAGAAGTAAGCAAAAGATGTCCGAATAACAGTAGAAAATCAGAAGaccaaaaatgataaaaaatattaaatgaaaacaagaaaaaaattggtttcaTTTGAACCTTCTCAAAGaatagaataataaaaaatcgttttcattTACGTATTCGTCCTCTTCGATATCGAGCCTCGAGACGAGCTCGTCTTCCGACAGGGAAAGTAAATGTCGTCCATTCATGTAAGATCCCCGAACAGATTTGGCTAGCTGAGCAAgaccaatttcgttcatccATTTGGCAATGTCATCCGCCTTCCAATCCGagactttttttctgttgTGGCGCAAGCGGTCGATCAGAGTGCTTTGGGACACCAATTGCTGGGGGATTCGCCATATTAGAACGGTTTTGTCCAGAGCACCTTTTGCAGAAGGAATTTGAAATCAAATGATTTGTTACCATTGAGAAAATCTTTGAATTCGTTGTTTCGTCGATGAACTAATGAAATATTTGGTTTTCAGATTCATCGATCCATGGATcgatcattcaattttttgatcgATCAACCAGTTGGCTAACGCAGCGATTCGCTAATGAGTGACAATTGATTTCAAACCTGTAACGAAGAGAGAAGTATCCCTGGAGAAGGCACACGTGGTCACCAagctttcatgattttccAAGACGTAAAGACAAACACCCGAATGCTGGAAGAAAAAGTGACCTTTACATAGGGAAGTTGAAGCCCGAGAGCttaaaattctcaatttttttatattcgaagAGTCAAAGATTGATTGTCCTGCTCATTcatctattaaaaaaaacttgagaaaCGATGAACGAGACTCACGACGCTCCAAATTCTGGCTGTTCGATCGGTTGCAACGCTGCCCAAAATTTCTCCATGCACCGGAGAGAATTTAACTCCCATGACGTTGCCACCGTGTCCCATGAGGCACCGTTTCACTTTGTAGCGAGCATCGCCCCCGGAGGAGTCTCCACCACTGACCGAATTGCTAGAGCTCGAGCCCAGCTTCTCTTCGgtctcttcttcctcctcggGGTCCTTCGCATCGTCTCCATTTTCCTCACAAGTATCTTGGCCTTTGGAAACGCTCAATTGCCAGAGCTTCACTGTCGAATCATTGCCACAAGTTGCCAGGAGATAGTACAAGGTGTTCTCATCGAAAGATGATTGCCTTATGCCTGTTTTAAGGGCAAATCAAAGTcgtcaagattttttcgactccGGTAGTTCTTAGCCTGACTTCCAGGGGGACAGTTTCCTCGagtctagaattttttctcaaaaaattactaaaaatgtGAACAAAATTCCAGAAAGAAAGCTTGAGAAGTTTAGAATCAAATTCGTTCTAAAAATTTCGTTGGGAATCAGCGAATTCCTGGAGAAAAAGTTGACAAAAGTCCTAATTGGGGTTTGAGTGGACAAATCAAGACCCGGGTAGGTCTCGATGGAGACTTTTATTAAATTACCAGGCGTGGCGTAGGGTCCTGAAGAGGCAGGGCTGAAATCGCAGCCCTGGACCCCCAGGTCGTGTGCGTCATCGCAGACGACAAGAGCGTCGTTGGATTCATCGTCATTTGCTGGGTTAGTGGGATTCGCAGTATCAAACATTCGCCAGGCTCCTTCGCTGCAAGCGGTGACGATGTACCGTGAGTCCGGGGTGAACGCGATTCCCGTAATCGCATCGGCGTGGCCCTCGAATACTCTGCCAACTCATAAAACTCTTTTTACTCTGTGTGACGAGCTTATTACGAAGTTTGACTAAGCCTTTGGAACTCACCGCATTTCCTGCATCGTCTCGACGTCCCAAAGCGTCGTTTTCTCGTCGTCCCCCGCTGTCGCGATTTTTGTACCGTCCGGTGACCATCTGCACACTCTGATCGCTGAACCAGAATTAATGAAGGAAGCTTTCGCCTGAACTCCCGTCTTCGCACACACGGATCCAAGGCAAATGgtgacgaaatttttcaataaaatcattttatttatagttgcaaatggaaaattaaatgaaatgagaaaaattgaaaaaaaatagaggtTCCAAGTCAGATagattcattgtttttttttcgagttcgtttggttttgtttgggtttgacaCAGAAGCTGCGTCAAGGGATGGAAAAACGAGGGATAATCTCTACCTCAGTGTCCCAGATGATGGTGCTGCCGTCGAGGGAACAGGAGGCGAGCATTTTGCCACAAGGGCTGAATTCAACGTAGTTGACACTGTATTTGTGAGCGTCGAGGGGACTGAAtggtttttcttcaaatttcttATCGATGTCATCCTCGTCATTGTTTTCCTCTTCTCCCATATCTGGATTATCATCCTTTTTCTCGTCAGTGGACCAAATTCTCACGAATTTATCACTGTCAGGAAAGCACAGAAAGGATGCGAGTTAAATAAAATTCTCTAATCCGTTTACAGGCTGTTTTACCTCGAAGCCGAAGCAATCATGTGGTTCGCATGAATGGCAACGCTGTTCACAGCCCCGGCGTGTTCGTCCAAGCTTTGTAGCAAGGCGACATCGTTCTCAGCGCAGTTTTCAACCTGCTGGACGAACTCGTGCTCCTGGAGAGTAttcttgaaaaagaaaaa
Proteins encoded in this window:
- the Mlc-c gene encoding myosin-2 essential light chain isoform X3, coding for MASYSEDQLAEFQEAFQLFDSRGDGKIHVAQIGDALRALGQNPTESDVKKFTHQHKPDERISFEVFLPIYQAISKARTSDTADDFIEGLRHFDKDGNGFISSAELRHLLTTLGEKLCDEEVETLLAGHEDSQGNINYEDFVRQVMCG
- the Mlc-c gene encoding myosin-2 essential light chain isoform X2 translates to MVFSQASYSEDQLAEFQEAFQLFDSRGDGKIHVAQIGDALRALGQNPTESDVKKFTHQHKPDERISFEVFLPIYQAISKARTSDTADDFIEGLRHFDKDGNGFISSAELRHLLTTLGEKLCDEEVETLLAGHEDSQGNINYEDFVRQVMCG
- the Mlc-c gene encoding myosin-2 essential light chain isoform X1, translated to MRTLGYQELTTRMMSSIDEFQEAFQLFDSRGDGKIHVAQIGDALRALGQNPTESDVKKFTHQHKPDERISFEVFLPIYQAISKARTSDTADDFIEGLRHFDKDGNGFISSAELRHLLTTLGEKLCDEEVETLLAGHEDSQGNINYEDFVRQVMCG
- the LOC122418467 gene encoding uncharacterized WD repeat-containing protein alr2800-like; this encodes MHCRHRRRPATWSRVSVQIVQVPLKKGSTMMENVQPLQTLSIHTSDVNSVDFAGDCVLVTASGDKRVRVWEWQSGLGYKEVSFSPLLGHKYGVTCVKVSPQSTMLASSSIDGTTQLWNLRTGSKIHTMVQAGGEAVRVCRFSPDSTFLVTAGDNGQVCLWDLVRRTLSRSFQKHEGAIQSVCFSPDSSWLITTCTFGVLKLFSTNELSDSCLTDNHMVTAFASVDDAHDLGVVGCDFSIYQQEATGENGPFSKLYQLATCGNDHSVKLWEVSVIQDKCEGRPTTANITLVRLLERHSNAITCVRFSSNGLYIASSGLDKTTVIWESQTGRMAAVLVGHKRYVACCAFSKDGNLLATGSNDKSVIVWDLTGGLNVDSEIVRHCSRKSHWTEQRKENTLQEHEFVQQVENCAENDVALLQSLDEHAGAVNSVAIHANHMIASASSDKFVRIWSTDEKKDDNPDMGEEENNDEDDIDKKFEEKPFSPLDAHKYSVNYVEFSPCGKMLASCSLDGSTIIWDTETGVQAKASFINSGSAIRVCRWSPDGTKIATAGDDEKTTLWDVETMQEMRVFEGHADAITGIAFTPDSRYIVTACSEGAWRMFDTANPTNPANDDESNDALVVCDDAHDLGVQGCDFSPASSGPYATPGIRQSSFDENTLYYLLATCGNDSTVKLWQLSVSKGQDTCEENGDDAKDPEEEEETEEKLGSSSSNSVSGGDSSGGDARYKVKRCLMGHGGNVMGVKFSPVHGEILGSVATDRTARIWSVHSGVCLYVLENHESLVTTCAFSRDTSLFVTGALDKTVLIWRIPQQLVSQSTLIDRLRHNRKKVSDWKADDIAKWMNEIGLAQLAKSVRGSYMNGRHLLSLSEDELVSRLDIEEDEYMAETFKRQLFWLKRENRSRTEETSIDDADMPHEFLCPITHEVMREPVKCSDGFIYEKAAINEWFLCGKYTSPMTNEPLHDTTFTPAVALRNAICALIHGERPDP